From Polaribacter butkevichii, a single genomic window includes:
- a CDS encoding biotin--[acetyl-CoA-carboxylase] ligase, giving the protein MKIIKLSATDSTNSFLKDLSQNSPLENFTTVVAINQTNGRGQQQSKWVSEPYKNLTFSTFISFKDLKVFQKKYLNFAISLAIYDVLLTKNLAKIAIKWPNDILSATHKICGILIENTFSGDKIKNSFIGIGLNVNQEIFPEHLTNATSLKLETGLEYNLDRLLNTILVAFQKNIKLLERQEFDFLEERYLNVLYKKNTPTMFKNSKGEIFMGIIFGISYHGKLQIQLEDDRILEFGIKEVSFL; this is encoded by the coding sequence TTGAAAATAATCAAACTTAGTGCCACCGATTCTACAAATTCTTTTTTAAAGGATTTATCTCAAAATTCTCCCTTAGAGAATTTTACTACTGTTGTTGCCATAAACCAAACCAACGGAAGGGGTCAGCAACAAAGTAAATGGGTATCTGAACCTTATAAAAACCTAACGTTCAGCACTTTTATCTCTTTTAAAGATTTAAAAGTATTTCAAAAAAAATATTTAAATTTTGCTATTTCCTTGGCTATTTATGATGTTTTATTGACTAAAAATTTAGCTAAAATTGCTATAAAATGGCCAAACGACATTCTGTCAGCAACCCATAAAATTTGTGGAATTTTAATAGAAAATACTTTTTCTGGAGATAAAATTAAGAATTCTTTTATAGGAATTGGCCTAAATGTGAATCAAGAAATTTTTCCGGAGCACCTAACTAACGCCACATCTTTAAAATTAGAAACCGGTTTAGAATACAATTTAGATCGTTTACTAAATACTATTTTGGTTGCATTTCAAAAAAATATAAAATTATTAGAAAGGCAAGAATTTGATTTTTTAGAAGAGCGATACCTCAACGTTTTATACAAAAAAAACACCCCTACTATGTTTAAAAATAGTAAGGGCGAAATTTTTATGGGTATTATTTTCGGAATTTCGTATCACGGAAAACTACAAATTCAATTAGAAGATGATCGCATCCTAGAATTCGGAATTAAAGAAGTTTCTTTTCTTTAA
- the rsfS gene encoding ribosome silencing factor: protein MTKKQVSADDLIALIIKGIDEVKGEDIQLLDLRDIENTVCDYFIICSGNSNTQVNAIAGSIQKIVSKELKDKPWHIEGQTNSEWVLMDYVNVAVHIFQKHIREYYDIESLWGDAKITEIKSV from the coding sequence ATGACAAAAAAACAAGTAAGTGCAGATGATTTAATTGCTTTAATTATTAAAGGGATTGATGAAGTTAAAGGGGAAGATATTCAATTATTAGACTTACGAGATATAGAGAATACTGTATGCGATTATTTTATAATTTGCTCTGGTAACTCAAATACACAAGTAAATGCAATTGCTGGTTCTATTCAGAAAATAGTGAGCAAAGAGCTTAAAGACAAACCTTGGCACATAGAAGGACAAACAAACTCTGAGTGGGTTTTAATGGATTATGTAAACGTTGCTGTTCATATTTTTCAAAAACACATTAGAGAGTATTATGATATAGAAAGTCTTTGGGGTGATGCAAAAATAACAGAGATAAAATCAGTTTAA
- the ftsH gene encoding ATP-dependent zinc metalloprotease FtsH — translation MSDLKKDSNSNMPKFKFNAYWIYGAIFVIIMAFQFFSSGDLATKSISKNEFNEILKENDISKIVVLNNNIAQIYIKKEAQKKERYRKTINSAFYTQGSSFYDYNFGDLQNFENNIEKSRQENGLDFDIKNENKTSIFDTILGFLPFIILIGVWLFFMKRMSGGAGGSGGGGQIFSIGKSKAKLFDKDTKVKTTFANVAGLEGAKEEVQEIVDFLKNPEKYTSLGGKIPKGALLVGPPGTGKTLLAKAVAGEADVPFFSLSGSDFVEMFVGVGASRVRDLFKQAAQKSPSIIFIDEIDAIGRARGKNSMTGGNDERENTLNQLLTEMDGFGTDVNVIVLAATNRADVLDSALMRAGRFDRQIYVDLPNINERKEIFEVHIKPLKLAEDVKIGFLAQQTPGFSGADIANMCNEAALIAARNGKKAVHHQDFLDAVDRIVGGLEKKNKVITPSEKKVIAFHEAGHATISWMLEHAAPLVKVTIVPRGQSLGAAWYLPAERMIVQTEQMLDEMCATMGGRAAEKVMFDKISTGALSDLEKVTKQARAMVTVYGLNEELGNITYYDSSGNDGFVKPYSEDTAKSIDKEISKMIEAQYERAIQILGDNRDKLTTLAELLLEKEVIFKNDLEKIFGKRPFDDVQAEIIEEKKDVTSVEPTTEK, via the coding sequence ATGAGTGATTTAAAGAAAGATAGTAATTCGAATATGCCTAAATTTAAGTTTAATGCGTATTGGATATATGGTGCAATATTTGTTATAATAATGGCCTTTCAGTTTTTTAGTAGCGGAGATTTAGCTACTAAAAGCATTTCAAAAAATGAGTTTAATGAGATTTTAAAAGAGAACGATATTTCTAAAATTGTTGTTTTAAATAACAATATCGCTCAAATTTATATCAAAAAAGAGGCTCAAAAGAAAGAGCGATACAGAAAGACAATTAATTCTGCTTTTTATACACAAGGATCGTCTTTTTATGATTATAATTTTGGTGATTTACAAAATTTTGAAAATAATATAGAAAAATCAAGACAAGAAAATGGTTTAGATTTTGATATAAAAAACGAGAATAAAACAAGTATTTTTGATACTATTTTAGGCTTTTTACCATTCATTATATTAATAGGAGTTTGGTTGTTTTTTATGAAAAGAATGTCTGGTGGCGCTGGTGGATCTGGTGGTGGCGGTCAAATTTTTAGCATCGGAAAATCGAAAGCTAAATTATTTGATAAAGACACTAAAGTAAAAACTACGTTTGCAAATGTAGCAGGTTTAGAAGGAGCTAAAGAAGAGGTACAGGAAATTGTAGACTTCTTAAAAAACCCAGAAAAATATACCTCTTTAGGAGGTAAAATACCAAAAGGAGCTTTATTAGTAGGCCCTCCGGGAACAGGAAAAACATTATTGGCTAAAGCCGTTGCTGGTGAAGCAGATGTTCCTTTTTTCTCTTTATCTGGTTCAGATTTTGTTGAAATGTTTGTAGGTGTAGGTGCTTCTCGTGTAAGAGATTTGTTTAAGCAAGCAGCTCAAAAATCGCCTTCTATTATTTTTATTGATGAAATTGATGCTATTGGTAGAGCGCGTGGTAAAAACAGTATGACGGGTGGTAATGATGAGCGTGAAAATACGTTGAATCAATTACTAACAGAAATGGATGGTTTTGGTACCGATGTAAATGTTATTGTATTAGCAGCAACCAATAGAGCAGATGTTTTAGATAGTGCGTTAATGCGTGCAGGTCGTTTTGATAGACAAATTTATGTAGACTTACCTAATATCAACGAAAGAAAAGAAATTTTTGAAGTTCATATTAAACCATTAAAATTAGCAGAAGATGTTAAAATTGGTTTCTTAGCACAACAAACGCCTGGTTTTTCTGGAGCAGATATTGCTAATATGTGTAATGAAGCTGCCTTAATTGCTGCCAGAAATGGTAAAAAAGCAGTACATCATCAAGATTTCTTAGATGCTGTAGATAGAATTGTAGGAGGTTTAGAAAAGAAAAACAAAGTAATTACGCCAAGTGAGAAAAAAGTAATTGCTTTTCATGAAGCAGGGCACGCAACCATTAGTTGGATGTTAGAACACGCTGCTCCATTGGTAAAAGTAACGATTGTTCCAAGAGGTCAATCTTTAGGAGCTGCTTGGTATTTGCCAGCAGAAAGAATGATTGTGCAAACAGAGCAAATGTTAGATGAAATGTGTGCTACCATGGGAGGTAGAGCTGCAGAAAAAGTAATGTTTGATAAGATTTCTACAGGAGCTTTAAGTGATTTAGAAAAAGTAACCAAACAAGCAAGAGCTATGGTTACCGTTTATGGATTAAATGAAGAGTTAGGGAATATTACCTATTATGATTCTTCTGGTAACGATGGTTTTGTAAAACCTTATAGTGAGGATACTGCAAAGAGCATCGACAAAGAAATTTCTAAAATGATTGAAGCGCAATACGAAAGAGCGATTCAAATATTAGGGGATAATAGAGATAAGTTAACCACTTTGGCTGAATTATTATTAGAAAAAGAAGTAATCTTTAAAAATGATTTAGAAAAGATATTTGGAAAAAGACCTTTTGATGATGTTCAAGCTGAAATAATTGAAGAAAAGAAAGATGTTACTTCTGTAGAGCCTACTACTGAAAAATAA
- a CDS encoding phosphatidate cytidylyltransferase translates to MSNLLRRSLSGIIYVLIFLSAILFSKESYVILTAIFGLLCVWEFSKLIKFKGFIGYIFFCLTLFLMLKRPESYAVVFVLGITILSSLSLIYNLFTKKEISFTDERSKLGLLIRYAIFSMVFLILLPIHKGVYNPQLIIAILVMIWVNDSFAFLVGKNFGKRKLFVSVSPKKTQEGFLGGLVFSLIAAFIISKFCLDFTLVNWLVISVIVSVIGTIGDLVESKFKRHANIKDSGTIMPGHGGILDRLDSLLFAAPFVYLYINFII, encoded by the coding sequence ATGAGTAACCTTTTAAGAAGGAGTCTTTCAGGCATAATTTACGTTTTAATTTTTTTATCAGCGATTCTTTTTTCGAAAGAATCGTATGTCATTTTAACTGCTATATTTGGTTTATTATGTGTTTGGGAGTTTTCTAAACTAATTAAATTTAAAGGTTTTATTGGGTATATTTTCTTTTGTTTAACATTGTTTTTAATGTTAAAAAGACCAGAAAGCTATGCTGTTGTTTTTGTTTTAGGAATTACAATACTTTCGTCTTTATCTCTTATTTATAATTTATTTACAAAAAAAGAAATCTCTTTTACAGATGAGAGATCTAAATTAGGTTTGTTAATAAGGTATGCCATATTTTCTATGGTTTTTTTAATTCTTTTGCCTATTCATAAAGGAGTTTATAACCCACAGTTAATCATAGCCATTCTTGTTATGATTTGGGTAAATGATAGCTTTGCTTTCTTAGTGGGTAAAAATTTTGGAAAAAGAAAGTTATTTGTTTCCGTTTCACCTAAAAAAACACAAGAAGGGTTTTTAGGCGGTTTGGTTTTTTCGCTAATTGCGGCTTTTATTATTAGTAAATTTTGTTTAGATTTTACGTTAGTAAATTGGTTAGTAATTTCAGTGATAGTAAGTGTAATTGGTACTATTGGAGATTTAGTAGAATCTAAATTTAAAAGACATGCCAATATAAAAGATAGTGGTACTATTATGCCTGGTCATGGTGGTATTTTAGATAGATTAGATAGTTTGTTGTTTGCAGCACCATTTGTATATTTGTATATTAATTTTATAATTTAA
- a CDS encoding phosphatidylserine decarboxylase family protein — translation MIRFHKEGYKIIVITFIISIVGILLADYFLEIAWLVKAIQILIIAFLVIVLQFFRNPKRVAPLNENVLVAPVDGKVVVIEEVEEPEYFKGKRLQVSIFMSPINVHVTRYAMSGIVKYSKYHPGKYLVAWHPKASTENERTTVVVNNAAFGDVLYRQIAGALAKRIVNYAKVGDTAVQGADAGFIKFGSRVDLFLPLGTKLNVALGDKVKGGVQVIAEK, via the coding sequence ATGATTCGTTTTCACAAAGAGGGATATAAAATAATTGTTATTACGTTTATAATATCAATTGTAGGTATTTTACTAGCAGACTATTTTTTAGAGATAGCGTGGTTGGTTAAAGCTATTCAGATTTTAATTATTGCTTTTTTAGTTATTGTGCTACAATTTTTTAGAAATCCTAAAAGAGTGGCTCCATTAAATGAAAATGTTTTAGTGGCACCTGTTGATGGTAAGGTTGTTGTTATAGAAGAAGTAGAAGAGCCAGAGTACTTTAAAGGAAAAAGATTACAAGTATCTATTTTTATGTCTCCAATTAATGTACATGTTACAAGGTATGCTATGAGTGGAATAGTAAAATATAGTAAATATCATCCAGGAAAATATTTAGTTGCATGGCATCCAAAGGCATCTACTGAAAATGAAAGGACTACAGTTGTTGTTAATAATGCAGCTTTTGGAGACGTTTTATACAGACAAATAGCAGGAGCACTCGCTAAAAGAATTGTTAACTATGCAAAAGTAGGTGATACCGCAGTACAAGGTGCTGATGCAGGCTTTATTAAATTTGGATCTAGAGTAGACCTTTTTCTTCCGTTAGGTACAAAGTTAAATGTTGCTTTAGGAGACAAGGTTAAGGGTGGAGTACAGGTAATAGCAGAAAAATAG
- a CDS encoding acyl-CoA-binding protein: MESDLDKEFNEAFYKISKLGKAIAPDIKLKFYAYNKQANFGNKFSFNDEHNVVNAFKLNAWMQLNGMKSDEAKKEYIELAKVVLNNNK, translated from the coding sequence ATGGAATCTGATTTAGACAAAGAGTTTAATGAAGCTTTCTATAAAATTTCTAAATTAGGAAAAGCCATTGCTCCGGATATTAAGTTAAAGTTTTATGCGTACAATAAGCAGGCAAACTTTGGAAATAAATTTTCTTTTAATGATGAGCATAATGTTGTAAATGCTTTTAAGCTAAATGCTTGGATGCAATTAAACGGAATGAAATCTGATGAAGCAAAAAAAGAATATATAGAATTAGCAAAAGTAGTTTTAAATAATAATAAATAA
- a CDS encoding YceI family protein: MKKVVILSLLMVIAFNFSSCKSEKKSEQKTEDKIETKKSTAAFSLEKAQNEINFVAYKTTDKVPVGGQFKKVDIISGGEGNSIKEAINNTEFSIPVSSVFTKDTSRDFKIKKFFFGIMENTKLLSGKLLLTDDTNGVAEIKMNGVTEKVAFTYTITGNVFNLTGTMDITKWNAGAALASLNTACLDLHKGADGVSKTWSEVALNITSTF; encoded by the coding sequence ATGAAAAAAGTAGTAATTTTATCATTATTAATGGTTATAGCATTTAACTTTTCTTCTTGTAAATCAGAAAAAAAATCTGAACAGAAAACAGAAGATAAAATTGAAACTAAAAAAAGTACAGCAGCTTTTTCTTTAGAGAAAGCGCAAAACGAAATTAACTTTGTTGCTTATAAGACTACAGACAAAGTGCCTGTTGGTGGTCAGTTTAAAAAAGTGGATATTATTTCAGGCGGAGAAGGAAACTCTATTAAAGAAGCTATTAATAATACTGAGTTTTCAATTCCTGTAAGCAGTGTTTTTACAAAAGATACAAGTAGAGATTTTAAAATTAAAAAATTCTTTTTTGGTATTATGGAGAACACCAAATTACTTTCTGGGAAGTTATTGTTAACAGATGATACTAATGGTGTAGCAGAAATTAAAATGAATGGAGTTACAGAAAAAGTAGCTTTTACATATACTATTACTGGTAATGTTTTTAATTTAACAGGTACCATGGATATTACAAAATGGAATGCAGGTGCTGCTTTAGCTTCTTTAAATACAGCTTGTTTAGATTTGCATAAAGGTGCAGATGGGGTTTCTAAAACATGGAGTGAGGTTGCTTTAAATATTACATCTACTTTCTAA
- a CDS encoding TIGR01777 family oxidoreductase, with product MSRILITGGTGLVGTRLTEMLIAKKHEVVILSRNPQNKNEFKWDVSANYIDEKALIDTDYIIHLAGAGIADKRWTEERKQVIIDSRVKTANLLFNKITALNVHLKGFISASGVGYYGAITKQITFEETDNVGTDFLGDVCQKWENAAHQFSKKDIPVTILRTGIVLSKKGGALEKMKTPIIAPLGSGKQFLPWIHIEDLCLIYIKAVEENFTGIFNTVAPEHHTSITFSKELAKSIKKPYLGIGVPAFILKLLFGEMANILLEGSKVSAKKIEKNGYSFRFKTLKKALDNL from the coding sequence ATGTCAAGAATATTAATTACCGGAGGAACAGGACTTGTAGGAACAAGACTAACAGAAATGCTGATTGCTAAAAAGCATGAAGTAGTAATTCTTAGTAGAAACCCACAAAACAAAAACGAATTTAAATGGGATGTTTCTGCCAATTATATTGATGAAAAAGCACTCATAGATACCGATTATATTATTCATTTGGCGGGTGCAGGAATTGCAGATAAACGCTGGACAGAAGAAAGAAAGCAAGTAATTATTGATAGCCGAGTTAAAACGGCTAATTTACTTTTTAATAAAATAACTGCTCTAAATGTTCATTTAAAGGGATTTATTTCGGCCTCTGGTGTTGGCTATTACGGAGCCATTACTAAGCAAATTACTTTTGAAGAAACAGATAACGTAGGTACAGACTTTTTAGGTGATGTTTGCCAAAAATGGGAAAATGCAGCCCATCAATTTTCTAAAAAAGACATTCCGGTAACTATTTTAAGAACAGGCATAGTTTTATCTAAAAAAGGAGGTGCTTTAGAAAAAATGAAAACACCTATTATAGCTCCTTTAGGTTCTGGTAAACAATTTTTACCTTGGATTCATATAGAAGATTTATGTTTAATTTATATCAAAGCCGTAGAAGAGAACTTTACAGGAATTTTTAATACTGTTGCACCAGAACATCACACAAGTATCACTTTTTCTAAAGAATTGGCCAAAAGCATTAAAAAACCTTATTTAGGTATTGGTGTCCCTGCATTTATCTTAAAACTGTTATTCGGTGAAATGGCCAATATTCTTTTAGAAGGCAGTAAAGTTTCGGCAAAAAAAATCGAAAAGAACGGATATTCTTTTCGATTTAAAACACTTAAAAAAGCGTTAGATAATTTATAA
- a CDS encoding vWA domain-containing protein: MKNNKKRKGFVFKTYEAENQSPFEKLFEIFKELITYTSGDFDEAIDWLRSLDKEYKLTDENYTIDDFIEDLKKKGYIKEEIKGDGTGGTKITPKTERAIRQQALKHIFGNIKRSGSGNHKSKSPGIGDEHTGDFRNYQFGDSLDKVSMTESIRNAQINNGIDNFNLTENDLVVEETLHKSQMSTVLMIDISHSMILYGEDRITPAKKVAMALAELITTRYPKDTLDIIVFGNDAWAIKIKDLPYLQVGPYHTNTVAGLQLAMDLLRRKRNTNKQIFMITDGKPSCLRLPDGQYYKNSNGLDKYIVNKCYAMAQQARKLHIPITTFMIAQDPYLMQFVRAFTQANQGKAFYTGLKGLGEMIFEDYETNRKKRIKG; encoded by the coding sequence ATGAAAAATAACAAAAAAAGAAAAGGTTTTGTTTTTAAAACCTATGAAGCAGAAAATCAATCTCCTTTCGAAAAACTATTCGAGATTTTTAAGGAATTGATTACCTATACTTCTGGCGATTTTGATGAAGCCATTGATTGGTTACGTTCTTTAGATAAAGAGTATAAATTAACGGATGAGAATTATACCATTGATGATTTTATTGAAGATTTAAAGAAGAAAGGATATATAAAAGAAGAAATAAAAGGTGATGGAACCGGAGGAACAAAAATTACTCCGAAAACAGAACGTGCCATTAGACAGCAAGCATTAAAACATATTTTTGGTAACATAAAAAGAAGTGGTTCTGGAAATCATAAAAGTAAATCTCCCGGAATTGGAGATGAACATACAGGAGACTTTAGAAATTATCAATTTGGAGATTCGTTAGACAAAGTATCAATGACAGAAAGCATTAGAAATGCTCAAATAAATAACGGAATTGATAATTTTAATTTAACCGAAAATGATTTGGTGGTAGAAGAAACGCTGCATAAAAGTCAAATGAGCACTGTTTTAATGATAGACATTAGTCATTCTATGATTTTGTATGGCGAAGACAGAATTACACCTGCAAAAAAAGTTGCCATGGCGTTGGCAGAATTAATAACTACGCGTTACCCAAAAGACACGTTAGATATTATTGTTTTTGGTAATGACGCTTGGGCTATTAAAATTAAAGATTTACCGTATTTACAAGTAGGTCCTTATCATACCAACACAGTAGCAGGTTTGCAATTGGCAATGGATTTACTCCGAAGAAAAAGAAATACCAACAAACAAATTTTTATGATTACCGATGGTAAACCTAGTTGCTTGCGTTTACCAGATGGTCAATATTATAAAAATAGTAATGGCTTAGATAAGTATATTGTAAACAAATGTTATGCAATGGCACAACAAGCCCGTAAATTACATATTCCTATTACCACTTTTATGATTGCACAAGACCCGTATTTAATGCAATTTGTAAGAGCGTTTACACAAGCCAATCAAGGAAAAGCATTTTATACAGGGTTAAAAGGTTTGGGAGAAATGATTTTTGAAGATTACGAAACAAATAGAAAAAAGAGAATTAAAGGTTAA
- a CDS encoding magnesium chelatase has product MNLENIKTLGELIKSGYKSRSIKDELRENLIRKIMSKETVFKGVHGYENTVIPELERAILSKHNINLLGLRGQAKTRLARLMVNLLDEYIPVVEGSEINDDPLNPISRFAVELIKEKGDATPIYWLHRDERFAEKLATPDVTVADIIGDVDPIKAANLKLSYADDRVIHYGMIPRANRCIFVINELPDLQARIQVALFNILQEGDIQIRGFKLRLPLDMQFVFTANPEDYTNRGSIVTPLKDRIGSQILTHYPADIKTAKAITQQEANNTSSQKEFITVPELAKDLLEQIVFEARESEYVDAKSGVSARLSISAFENLLSTAERRALFSGDEKTMVRLNDFDGIIPAITGKVELVYEGEQEGAHVVAETLIKNAVKTLFPNYFPEIKKLEKQDAETPYDDIISWFFNADEDFELLDDFTEEQYKAELDKVKPLDAFVKEYQPNLNEADTYFMKEFVLWALVEFKKLSKYRFAEGTQFKDPYGNFISGL; this is encoded by the coding sequence ATGAATTTAGAAAATATAAAAACATTAGGAGAATTAATAAAGTCTGGTTACAAATCTAGATCTATTAAAGACGAGTTACGAGAAAACCTTATTCGTAAAATAATGAGTAAAGAAACCGTTTTTAAGGGAGTTCATGGCTACGAGAATACCGTAATTCCAGAATTAGAGCGTGCTATTTTAAGTAAGCATAATATTAATTTATTAGGATTAAGAGGACAGGCAAAAACACGTTTGGCTAGATTAATGGTAAATTTATTAGACGAATATATTCCTGTAGTAGAAGGTTCTGAAATTAATGATGATCCTTTAAACCCTATTTCTCGGTTTGCCGTTGAGTTGATTAAAGAAAAAGGAGACGCTACACCTATTTATTGGTTGCACAGAGATGAACGTTTTGCAGAAAAATTGGCTACGCCAGATGTAACTGTGGCAGATATTATTGGTGATGTAGATCCAATAAAAGCGGCAAATCTAAAATTGTCTTATGCAGATGACAGAGTAATTCATTACGGAATGATTCCACGAGCAAACAGGTGTATTTTTGTAATTAATGAGTTGCCAGATTTACAAGCTAGGATTCAAGTTGCCTTGTTTAATATTTTACAAGAAGGCGATATTCAAATTAGAGGTTTTAAATTAAGATTGCCTTTAGATATGCAATTTGTGTTTACGGCAAACCCAGAAGATTATACCAATAGAGGGAGTATTGTTACGCCTTTAAAAGATAGAATTGGCTCGCAAATTTTAACGCATTATCCAGCAGATATAAAAACCGCAAAAGCGATTACACAACAAGAAGCGAATAATACAAGTTCTCAAAAAGAGTTTATTACAGTACCAGAACTAGCTAAAGATTTGTTAGAACAAATTGTGTTTGAAGCAAGGGAAAGTGAATATGTAGACGCTAAAAGTGGGGTAAGTGCACGTTTAAGTATTTCTGCTTTTGAGAATTTATTAAGTACAGCAGAAAGAAGAGCCTTGTTTTCTGGTGATGAAAAAACAATGGTTCGTTTAAATGATTTTGACGGAATTATACCCGCTATTACAGGTAAGGTAGAGTTGGTGTACGAAGGTGAACAAGAAGGTGCACATGTAGTTGCAGAAACCTTAATTAAAAATGCTGTTAAAACGTTGTTTCCAAACTACTTTCCTGAGATTAAAAAATTAGAAAAGCAAGATGCTGAAACTCCGTATGATGACATTATTTCTTGGTTTTTTAATGCTGATGAAGATTTTGAATTGTTAGATGATTTTACAGAAGAACAGTACAAAGCAGAATTAGATAAAGTGAAGCCTTTAGATGCTTTTGTTAAAGAATACCAACCAAACTTAAATGAAGCGGATACTTATTTTATGAAAGAATTTGTATTATGGGCGTTGGTTGAATTTAAAAAATTAAGCAAATATAGATTTGCAGAAGGCACACAATTTAAAGATCCTTATGGTAATTTTATAAGTGGTTTATAA
- a CDS encoding YdeI/OmpD-associated family protein — protein sequence MFAIEEFYFKNDIEWRNWLSKNHDSSNGIHLIFYKVDHKKESMRWEEAVKVALCFGWIDATVKSLGDGKRKQYFCQRKPKSVWSAVNKKHIKNLMADDLMHPKGLEIIEIAKQNGSWTALDDVEKGIIPEDLQIEFDANKNAFTNFKNFAPSYRKGYLYWLQQAKRETTRKNRIIEIIRFCNLNIKSRSNR from the coding sequence ATGTTTGCAATAGAAGAATTTTACTTTAAAAATGATATAGAATGGCGTAATTGGCTGTCTAAAAATCATGATTCTTCTAACGGAATACATCTTATTTTTTATAAAGTAGATCATAAAAAAGAATCGATGCGTTGGGAAGAGGCTGTAAAGGTTGCCCTATGTTTTGGCTGGATAGATGCTACCGTTAAAAGTTTGGGAGATGGAAAACGCAAACAATATTTCTGCCAAAGAAAACCTAAAAGTGTTTGGAGTGCTGTAAATAAAAAGCATATTAAAAATTTAATGGCTGATGATTTAATGCATCCAAAGGGTTTAGAAATTATTGAAATTGCGAAACAAAATGGCTCTTGGACTGCTTTAGATGATGTTGAAAAGGGAATTATTCCTGAAGATTTACAAATTGAGTTTGATGCTAATAAAAATGCTTTTACTAATTTTAAAAACTTTGCACCTAGTTACAGAAAAGGATATCTGTATTGGTTACAACAAGCCAAAAGAGAAACTACAAGAAAAAACCGAATTATAGAAATAATTCGGTTTTGTAATCTTAATATTAAATCTCGTAGCAATCGATAA